One Drosophila santomea strain STO CAGO 1482 chromosome X, Prin_Dsan_1.1, whole genome shotgun sequence DNA segment encodes these proteins:
- the LOC120456239 gene encoding disks large 1 tumor suppressor protein isoform X5: MDSDTDSEREKSSDPNEGLLSSDDKTFHDDDEEAAEDSSPADDEEEPEEECLLPQKKAQIRSDEQPPLVVLVQPSAEAIEVREEIDDTSTRLAVATKDSDMARESQPEGEHQMETVTVNESDPEPLKCPTSLRDSVRESVECFYSAQDLLEYGHMLSSTSMVRTPDVESGYFEKSESDGSRDEWEGPSSSSSGAARCRLLSGISGLSVSSSSRHSAEGLRMELSRFRTMIETLERESLEKSQSELQLKAKTKPKPKPKQRSHIHDTADGSGSDPGSERGFWSTVFGQAGLEISQDEEERIADIQKAHRALELLEDYHARLSEPQDRALRIAIERVIRIFKSRLFQALLDIQEFYELTLLDDSKSIQQKTAETLQIATKWEKDGQAVKIADFIKSSNLNRNCAYEFNNDASSNQTNQSALNQNQIANNVSAQAQAEALSRTFKSELEEILNQRMRIESDTENAKEPTAEQQQQQQQQRSSRSPQQQNPQQPQQQGSKSRSGSQTLHKASSTKVNGDDSWLYEDIQLERGNSGLGFSIAGGTDNPHIGTDTSIYITKLISGGAAAADGRLSINDIIVSVNDVSVVDVPHASAVDALKKAGNVVKLHVKRKRGTATTPAAGSAVGDARDSAASGPKVIEIDLVKGGKGLGFSIAGGIGNQHIPGDNGIYVTKLMDGGAAQVDGRLSIGDKLIAVRTNGSEKNLENVTHELAVATLKSITDKVTLIIGKTQHLTTSASGGGGGGLSSGHQLSQSQSQLATSQSQSQVHQQQHATPMVNSQSTGALNSMGQTVVDSPSIPQAAAAAAANASASASVIANNNTISNTTVTTVTPTATNSSNKLPPSLGANSSISISNSNSNSNSNNINNSNSINNNNSSSSTTATVAAAAPTAAASAAAAAAASPPANSFYNNASMPALPVESNQTNNRSQSPQPRQPGSRYASTNVLAAVPPGTPRAVSTEDITREPRTITIQKGPQGLGFNIVGGEDGQGIYVSFILAGGPADLGSELKRGDQLLSVNNVNLTHATHEEAAQALKTSGGVVTLLAQYRPEEYNRFEARIQELKQQAALGAGGSGTLLRTTQKRSLYVRALFDYDPNRDDGLPSRGLPFKHGDILHVTNASDDEWWQARRVLGDNEDEQIGIVPSKRRWERKMRARDRSVKFQGHAAANNNLDKQSTLDRKKKNFTFSRKFPFMKSRDEKNEDGSDQEPNGVVSSTSEIDINNVNNNQSNEPQPSEENVLSYEAVQRLSINYTRPVIILGPLKDRINDDLISEYPDKFGSCVPHTTRPKREYEVDGRDYHFVSSREQMERDIQNHLFIEAGQYNDNLYGTSVASVREVAEKGKHCILDVSGNAIKRLQVAQLYPVAVFIKPKSVDSVMEMNRRMTEDQAKKTYERAIKMEQEFGEYFTGVVQGDTIEEIYSKVKSMIWSQSGPTIWVPSKESL, encoded by the exons ATGGACTCTGATACGGACTCGGAGCGGGAGAAGAGCAGCGATCCCAACGAGGGTCTGCTCAGTAGCGATGACAAGACGTTtcacgatgatgatgaggaggcGGCGGAGGACTCCTCACCGGCGGACGATGAGGAGGAGCCCGAGGAGGAGTGCCTGCTCCCTCAGAAGAAGGCGCAGATTCGTTCGGATGAGCAGCCACCTTTGGTGGTCTTGGTTCAGCCATCGGCGGAAGCCATAGAAGTGCGCGAAGAAATCGATGATACCAGTACCCGACTGGCAGTAGCCACTAAAGATAGCGATATGGCAAGGGAATCGCAACCGGAAGGCGAACACCAAATGGAGACCGTTACAGTTAACGAATCCGATCCCGAACCCCTGAAGTGTCCAACATCCCTGCGCGATAGTGTCCGCGAGTCCGTTGAATGCTTCTATTCCGCCCAGGATCTCCTGGAGTACGGACACATGCTATCCTCCACATCGATGGTGCGAACGCCGGATGTGGAATCTGGGTATTTCGAGAAGTCCGAGAGCGATGGCTCGCGCGATGAGTGGGAGGGTCCGTCGTCCTCTTCCTCGGGCGCCGCCCGTTGTCGCCTCTTGTCCGGCATTTCAGGACTCTCCGTCTCATCATCGAGTCGACACAGTGCCGAGGGCTTGCGCATGGAACTGAGCAGATTTCGCACCATGATCGAGACGCTCGAGCGGGAAAGTCTAGAGAAATCGCAGTCCGAGCTGCAGTTGAAGGCCAAAACGAAGCCGAAACCAAAGCCCAAGCAGAGATCCCATATTCACGATACGGCAGATGGAAGTGGTTCGGATCCGGGTTCGGAGAGGGGCTTCTGGTCAACGGTCTTCGGACAGGCGGGTCTGGAGATCAgccaggatgaggaggagcGCATTGCGGACATACAAA AAGCTCATCGCGCTCTCGAGCTGCTCGAGGACTACCACGCGAGGCTTTCTGAGCCGCAGGATCGGGCGCTGCGTATTGCAATCGAACGCGTTATACGCATATTTAAATCTCGCTTGTTTCAAGCGCTGTTAG ATATACAAGAATTCTATGAATTGACCTTATTGGATGACTCGAAGAGCATACAACAAAAGACAGCCGAGACCTTGCAGATTGCAACCAAATGGGAGAAGGACGGACAGGCAGTCAAAATAGCCGAT TTTATCAAATCTTCAAACCTAAATCGCAATTGCGCCTATGAGTTTAACAACGACGCCTCATCCAATCAAACCAACCAATCAGCACTCAATCAGAATCAGATCGCGAATAATGTGAGTGCCCAAGCGCAGGCCGAGGCCCTCAGCAGAACATTTAAGAGTGAATTGGAAGAGATCTTG AATCAGCGCATGCGCATCGAATCGGATACGGAAAATGCCAAGGAGCCAACGGccgagcagcaacagcaacagcagcagcagcgcagttCCCGCTCcccgcagcagcagaatccgcagcagccgcagcagcagggATCCAAATCCAGGAGCGGGTCCCAGACT CTCCATAAGGCATCGTCGACAAAG GTGAATGGCGATGACAGTTGGTTATACGAGGACATTCAGCTGGAGCGCGGCAACTCCGGATTGGGCTTCTCCATTGCCGGCGGTACGGATAATCCGCACATCGGCACCGACACCTCCATCTACATCACCAAGCTCATTTCCGGCGGAGCAGCTGCCGCCGATGGACGGCTGAGCATCAACGACATCATCGTATCGGTGAACGATGTGTCCGTGGTGGATGTGCCACATGCCTCCGCCGTGGATGCTCTTAAGAAGGCCGGAAATGTGGTCAAGCTGCATGTGAAGCGAAAACGTGGAACGGCCACCACACCGGCAGCGGGATCGGCAGTAGGAGATGCACGCGATAGTGCGGCCAGCGGACCGAAGGTCATCGAAATCGATCTGGTCAAGGGCGGCAAGGGACTGGGCTTCTCCATTGCCGGCGGCATTGGCAACCAGCACATCCCCGGCGACAATGGCATCTATGTGACCAAGTTGATGGACGGCGGAGCAGCGCAGGTGGACGGACGGCTCTCCATTGGAGATAAGCTGATTGCAGTGCGCACCAATGGG AGCGAGAAGAATCTGGAGAACGTAACGCACGAACTGGCGGTGGCCACGTTGAAGTCAATCACCGACAAGGTGACGCTGATCATTGGGAAGACACAGCACCTGACCACCAGTGCGtccggcggcggaggaggaggcctTTCATCCGGACATCAGTTGTCGCAGTCCCAATCGCAATTGGCCACCAGCCAGAGCCAAAGTCAGgtgcatcagcagcagcatgcgACGCCGATGGTCAATTCGCAGTCGACAGGTGCGCTAAATAGTATGGGACAAACGGTTGTCGATTCACCATCAATACCAcaagcagccgcagcagcagcagcaaatgcatctgcatctgcatcagTCATtgcaaacaacaacacaatCAGCAACACCACAGTCACCACAGTCACGCCCACAGCCACCAACAGTAGCAACAAGTTGCCGCCGTCGCTTGGCGCTAACAGCAGCATTAGCAttagcaatagcaatagcaatagcaacagcaataaTATCAACAACAGTAAtagcatcaacaacaacaacagtagcagcagcacGACGGCAACTGTTGCAGCAGCggcaccaacagcagcagcatctgcagcagcagcagcagcagcatctccACCCGCCAACTCCTTCTATAACAATGCTTCCATGCCCGCCCTGCCTGTCGAATCCAATCAAACAAACAACCGATCCCAATCACCCCAGCCGCGCC AGCCCGGCTCGCGATACGCCTCTACAAATGTCCTAGCCGCTGTTCCACCAGGAACTCCACGCGCAGTCAGCACCGAGGATATAACCAG AGAACCGCGCACCATCACCATCCAGAAGGGACCGCAGGGCCTGGGCTTCAACATAGTTGGTGGCGAGGATGGCCAGGGTATCTATGTGTCCTTCATCCTGGCCGGCGGTCCAGCGGATCTTGGCTCGGAGCTGAAGCGTGGCGATCAGCTGCTCAGCGTGAACAATGTCAACCTCACGCACGCCACCCACGAAGAGGCGGCCCAGGCGCTCAAG ACTTCTGGCGGTGTGGTGACCCTGTTGGCGCAGTACCGCCCAGAGGAGTACAACCGCTTCGAGGCACGCATCCAAGAGTTGAAACAACAGGCTGCCCTCGGTGCCGGTGGATCGGGAACCCTGCTGCGTACCACGCAGAAGCGATCGCTGTATGTGCGCGCCCTGTTCGACTACGATCCCAATCGAGATGATGGATTGCCCTCGCGAGGATTACCCTTTAAGCACGGCGATATCCTGCACGTGACCAATGCCTCCGACGACGAATGGTGGCAGGCACGACGAGTCCTCGGCGATAACGAGGACGAGCAAATCGGTATTGTGCCATCGAAAAGGCGTTGGGAGCGCAAAATGCGAGCTAGGGACCGCAGCGTTAAGTTCCAGGGACATGCGGCTGCTAATAATAATCTGGATAAG CAATCGACATTGGatcgaaagaaaaagaatTTCACATTCTCGCGCAAATTTCCGTTTATGAAGAGTCGCGATGAGAAGAATGAAGATGGCAGCGACCAAGAGC CCAATGGAGTCGTGAGCAGCACCAGCGAGATTGACATCAATAATGTCAACAACAACCAGTCGAATGAACCGCAAC CTTCCGAGGAGAACGTGTTGTCCTACGAGGCCGTGCAGCGTTTGTCCATCAACTACACGCGCCCGGTGATTATTCTGGGACCCCTGAAGGATCGCATCAACGATGACCTAATATCAGAGTATCCCGACAAGTTCGGCTCCTGTGTGCCAC ACACCACCCGACCCAAGCGGGAGTACGAGGTGGATGGTAGGGACTACCACTTTGTATCCTCTCGCGAGCAAATGGAGCGGGATATCCAGAACCATCTGTTCATCGAGGCGGGCCAGTATAACGACAATCTATACGGCACATCCGTGGCCAGCGTGCGCGAAGTGGCAGAGAAGGGCAAACACTGCATCCTGGACGTGTCCGGGAACGCCATCAAGCGACTCCAAGTGGCCCAGCTGTATCCCGTCGCCGTGTTCATCAAGCCCAAGTCGGTGGACTCAGTGAT GGAAATGAATCGTCGCATGACAGAAGACCAGGCCAAGAAGACTTACGAGCGTGCGATTAAAATGGAGCAGGAATTCGGCGAATACTTCACGG GCGTTGTCCAGGGCGATACCATCGAGGAGATCTACAGCAAAGTGAAATCGATGATTTGGTCCCAGTCGGGACCAACCATTTGGGTACCTTCCAAGGAATCTCTATGA
- the LOC120456239 gene encoding disks large 1 tumor suppressor protein isoform X15: MDSDTDSEREKSSDPNEGLLSSDDKTFHDDDEEAAEDSSPADDEEEPEEECLLPQKKAQIRSDEQPPLVVLVQPSAEAIEVREEIDDTSTRLAVATKDSDMARESQPEGEHQMETVTVNESDPEPLKCPTSLRDSVRESVECFYSAQDLLEYGHMLSSTSMVRTPDVESGYFEKSESDGSRDEWEGPSSSSSGAARCRLLSGISGLSVSSSSRHSAEGLRMELSRFRTMIETLERESLEKSQSELQLKAKTKPKPKPKQRSHIHDTADGSGSDPGSERGFWSTVFGQAGLEISQDEEERIADIQKAHRALELLEDYHARLSEPQDRALRIAIERVIRIFKSRLFQALLDIQEFYELTLLDDSKSIQQKTAETLQIATKWEKDGQAVKIADFIKSSNLNRNCAYEFNNDASSNQTNQSALNQNQIANNVSAQAQAEALSRTFKSELEEILNQRMRIESDTENAKEPTAEQQQQQQQQRSSRSPQQQNPQQPQQQGSKSRSGSQTLHKASSTKVNGDDSWLYEDIQLERGNSGLGFSIAGGTDNPHIGTDTSIYITKLISGGAAAADGRLSINDIIVSVNDVSVVDVPHASAVDALKKAGNVVKLHVKRKRGTATTPAAGSAVGDARDSAASGPKVIEIDLVKGGKGLGFSIAGGIGNQHIPGDNGIYVTKLMDGGAAQVDGRLSIGDKLIAVRTNGSEKNLENVTHELAVATLKSITDKVTLIIGKTQHLTTSASGGGGGGLSSGHQLSQSQSQLATSQSQSQVHQQQHATPMVNSQSTAFMLCYTQDDANAEGGEIIYRVELPDMEQITLIYLENNDADYPSEENVLSYEAVQRLSINYTRPVIILGPLKDRINDDLISEYPDKFGSCVPHTTRPKREYEVDGRDYHFVSSREQMERDIQNHLFIEAGQYNDNLYGTSVASVREVAEKGKHCILDVSGNAIKRLQVAQLYPVAVFIKPKSVDSVMEMNRRMTEDQAKKTYERAIKMEQEFGEYFTGVVQGDTIEEIYSKVKSMIWSQSGPTIWVPSKESL; encoded by the exons ATGGACTCTGATACGGACTCGGAGCGGGAGAAGAGCAGCGATCCCAACGAGGGTCTGCTCAGTAGCGATGACAAGACGTTtcacgatgatgatgaggaggcGGCGGAGGACTCCTCACCGGCGGACGATGAGGAGGAGCCCGAGGAGGAGTGCCTGCTCCCTCAGAAGAAGGCGCAGATTCGTTCGGATGAGCAGCCACCTTTGGTGGTCTTGGTTCAGCCATCGGCGGAAGCCATAGAAGTGCGCGAAGAAATCGATGATACCAGTACCCGACTGGCAGTAGCCACTAAAGATAGCGATATGGCAAGGGAATCGCAACCGGAAGGCGAACACCAAATGGAGACCGTTACAGTTAACGAATCCGATCCCGAACCCCTGAAGTGTCCAACATCCCTGCGCGATAGTGTCCGCGAGTCCGTTGAATGCTTCTATTCCGCCCAGGATCTCCTGGAGTACGGACACATGCTATCCTCCACATCGATGGTGCGAACGCCGGATGTGGAATCTGGGTATTTCGAGAAGTCCGAGAGCGATGGCTCGCGCGATGAGTGGGAGGGTCCGTCGTCCTCTTCCTCGGGCGCCGCCCGTTGTCGCCTCTTGTCCGGCATTTCAGGACTCTCCGTCTCATCATCGAGTCGACACAGTGCCGAGGGCTTGCGCATGGAACTGAGCAGATTTCGCACCATGATCGAGACGCTCGAGCGGGAAAGTCTAGAGAAATCGCAGTCCGAGCTGCAGTTGAAGGCCAAAACGAAGCCGAAACCAAAGCCCAAGCAGAGATCCCATATTCACGATACGGCAGATGGAAGTGGTTCGGATCCGGGTTCGGAGAGGGGCTTCTGGTCAACGGTCTTCGGACAGGCGGGTCTGGAGATCAgccaggatgaggaggagcGCATTGCGGACATACAAA AAGCTCATCGCGCTCTCGAGCTGCTCGAGGACTACCACGCGAGGCTTTCTGAGCCGCAGGATCGGGCGCTGCGTATTGCAATCGAACGCGTTATACGCATATTTAAATCTCGCTTGTTTCAAGCGCTGTTAG ATATACAAGAATTCTATGAATTGACCTTATTGGATGACTCGAAGAGCATACAACAAAAGACAGCCGAGACCTTGCAGATTGCAACCAAATGGGAGAAGGACGGACAGGCAGTCAAAATAGCCGAT TTTATCAAATCTTCAAACCTAAATCGCAATTGCGCCTATGAGTTTAACAACGACGCCTCATCCAATCAAACCAACCAATCAGCACTCAATCAGAATCAGATCGCGAATAATGTGAGTGCCCAAGCGCAGGCCGAGGCCCTCAGCAGAACATTTAAGAGTGAATTGGAAGAGATCTTG AATCAGCGCATGCGCATCGAATCGGATACGGAAAATGCCAAGGAGCCAACGGccgagcagcaacagcaacagcagcagcagcgcagttCCCGCTCcccgcagcagcagaatccgcagcagccgcagcagcagggATCCAAATCCAGGAGCGGGTCCCAGACT CTCCATAAGGCATCGTCGACAAAG GTGAATGGCGATGACAGTTGGTTATACGAGGACATTCAGCTGGAGCGCGGCAACTCCGGATTGGGCTTCTCCATTGCCGGCGGTACGGATAATCCGCACATCGGCACCGACACCTCCATCTACATCACCAAGCTCATTTCCGGCGGAGCAGCTGCCGCCGATGGACGGCTGAGCATCAACGACATCATCGTATCGGTGAACGATGTGTCCGTGGTGGATGTGCCACATGCCTCCGCCGTGGATGCTCTTAAGAAGGCCGGAAATGTGGTCAAGCTGCATGTGAAGCGAAAACGTGGAACGGCCACCACACCGGCAGCGGGATCGGCAGTAGGAGATGCACGCGATAGTGCGGCCAGCGGACCGAAGGTCATCGAAATCGATCTGGTCAAGGGCGGCAAGGGACTGGGCTTCTCCATTGCCGGCGGCATTGGCAACCAGCACATCCCCGGCGACAATGGCATCTATGTGACCAAGTTGATGGACGGCGGAGCAGCGCAGGTGGACGGACGGCTCTCCATTGGAGATAAGCTGATTGCAGTGCGCACCAATGGG AGCGAGAAGAATCTGGAGAACGTAACGCACGAACTGGCGGTGGCCACGTTGAAGTCAATCACCGACAAGGTGACGCTGATCATTGGGAAGACACAGCACCTGACCACCAGTGCGtccggcggcggaggaggaggcctTTCATCCGGACATCAGTTGTCGCAGTCCCAATCGCAATTGGCCACCAGCCAGAGCCAAAGTCAGgtgcatcagcagcagcatgcgACGCCGATGGTCAATTCGCAGTCGACAG CCTTTATGCTTTGCTACACACAAGACGATGCCAATGCTGAAGGAG GCGAGATTATCTACAGGGTGGAGTTACCCGATATGGAGCAGATAACTCTGATCTACTTGGAGAATAATGATGCTGACTATC CTTCCGAGGAGAACGTGTTGTCCTACGAGGCCGTGCAGCGTTTGTCCATCAACTACACGCGCCCGGTGATTATTCTGGGACCCCTGAAGGATCGCATCAACGATGACCTAATATCAGAGTATCCCGACAAGTTCGGCTCCTGTGTGCCAC ACACCACCCGACCCAAGCGGGAGTACGAGGTGGATGGTAGGGACTACCACTTTGTATCCTCTCGCGAGCAAATGGAGCGGGATATCCAGAACCATCTGTTCATCGAGGCGGGCCAGTATAACGACAATCTATACGGCACATCCGTGGCCAGCGTGCGCGAAGTGGCAGAGAAGGGCAAACACTGCATCCTGGACGTGTCCGGGAACGCCATCAAGCGACTCCAAGTGGCCCAGCTGTATCCCGTCGCCGTGTTCATCAAGCCCAAGTCGGTGGACTCAGTGAT GGAAATGAATCGTCGCATGACAGAAGACCAGGCCAAGAAGACTTACGAGCGTGCGATTAAAATGGAGCAGGAATTCGGCGAATACTTCACGG GCGTTGTCCAGGGCGATACCATCGAGGAGATCTACAGCAAAGTGAAATCGATGATTTGGTCCCAGTCGGGACCAACCATTTGGGTACCTTCCAAGGAATCTCTATGA